Proteins encoded in a region of the Oscarella lobularis chromosome 5, ooOscLobu1.1, whole genome shotgun sequence genome:
- the LOC136187852 gene encoding SET and MYND domain-containing protein 4-like, with protein MSAFPKAICGADDLKGRFLEAERSMEPGRVVLEEMPRAAVLQREFRASHCSYCFTSIDKSSETIQCSACGEETFCSSICKSLARNEYHWLECQHKDLLDQLGPEAVLALRLLLADEPDNIKTSERKRAKIEKFDKWPSDFDLVSSLMTHENRRSEKEIGHYRKVARELVQVTSTSSNESWSSIDKDVLFGFVMRHLLQIQCNVHAITALVVDRREMGDHVETQNQVRLALAIYPRASLLNHSCDPNVIVSYERRKLFVRTLKSVSKGDELLHCYGPHCARMRFRERRKALREQYYFDCVCSACSTEEASERELGHRFVDLFVCGRCNGLLKACDDENVGSCSTCKKSFIMKKKFDNYDAAQKIFDAAEVHKENNDFDRALTKYHQCLKIHKSLLHKSSKTLGRTHDSIAEVYANLGLFKKASEHCQASCVTVELIFGEASMELANELLKLAQLYFNSRQAKEALQMARRGLSIFSRYCDNTDERIIELKEMENFLEQIK; from the exons ATGAGTGCGTTTCCGAAAGCTATATGCGGTGCAGACGATCTGAAAGGCCGTTTTCTTGAG GCTGAAAGAAGCATGGAGCCGGGAAGAGTCGTTCTCGAAGAAATGCCTCGCGCTGCTGTATTGCAACGAGAATTTAGAGCCAGTCATTGCTCGTATTGCTTTACTTCTATCGACAAAAGCAGTGAAACGATCCA ATGTTCGGCTTGTGGCGAAGAGACGTTTTGCTCGTCGATATGCAAATCCTTGGCGCGGAACGAATATCACTGGCTAGAATGTCAGCACAAGGATTTGCTAGATCAG ttAGGACCGGAAGCTGTTCTTGCTCTCAGACtgcttctcgccgacgagccAGACAATATAAAGACGAGTGAACGAAAGCGAGCGAAAATTGAGAAATTTGACAAGTGGCCGAGTGATTTCGACCTCGTATCTTCGTTGATGACTcacgaaaatcgaagaagcgaaaaagaaatcggtCACTACAGAAAA GTAGCTCGCGAACTCGTTCAAGTCACAAGCACATCATCAAACGAATCATGGTCCAGCATAGACAA GGATGTTCTGTTTGGGTTTGTTATGCGACACTTACTGCAGATTCAGTGCAACGTTCACGCCATCACGGCTCTCGTTGTCGATCGCCGCGAGATGGGAGACCACGTGGAAACGCAAAATCAAGTTCGACTCGCCTTAGCTATATATCCGAGAGCGAGTCTTCTAAATCATTCCTGTGATCCTAACGTAATTGTAAG CTATGAGAGGAGAAAGCTCTTCGTTCGAACCCTCAAGTCTGTTTCCAAAGGAGACGAACTCTTGCACTGCTACG GACCGCATTGCGCTCGCATGAGATTTCGTGAAAGAAGGAAAGCGCTTAGGGAGCAGTATTATTTTGACTGCGTGTGCTCGGCTTGCTCGAC AGAGGAGGCATCAGAAAGAGAATTGGGTCATCGTTTTGTTGATCTATTTGTCTGCGGTCGTTGCAACGGTTTGCTGAAG gcttgcgacgacgagaatgtGGGTAGTTGCTCTACATGCAAGAAGTCTTTTAttatgaagaaaaaatttgac AATTATGACGCCGCTCAAAAGATTTTTGACGCCGCTGAAGTgcataaagaaaataatgaTTTCGACA GGGCACTGACAAAGTATCACCAATGTCTCAAAATACATAAATCTCTTTTGCACAAGAGCAGCAAAACACTCGGAAGAACGCACGATAGCATTGCAGAAGTCTACGCTAATCTCG GTCTCTTCAAAAAGGCGTCCGAGCATTGCCAAGCGAGTTGCGTCACTGTTGAACTCATATTCGGAGAAGCGAGCATGGAGCTTGCTAACGAGTTGCTAAAACTGGCGCAACTGTATTTCAATTC GAGACAGGCAAAGGAAGCTCTGCAAATGGCGAGACGAGGTCTCTCGATTTTTAGCAGGTACTGCGACAACACTGACGAACGAATTATAGAAttaaaagaaatggaaaattttttagagcagattaaataa
- the LOC136187850 gene encoding uncharacterized protein in vnfD 5'region-like produces MLSTLVAVHVSFFDCPLRFFFSIVRMSSTDESSTSTSVARNSAPTANTPPKSSSKQACACTSPKKRKFVTSQGATFSAHRSPRAAYIDKTGLIAKLVAREETAGYFVHRPRKFGKSVLLDTIHAYFRGNKEDFKGLQIYDEPVAWEEYPVIRFSMNEIGFLNAADYEARLASMVRKRARKHHDVTLEDWSCPSALLSDYIEEVYFKYKKGVVILIDEYDAPLLSCLDVEDSKLLRDIERILSSFYSVLKSQAATGYVRFRYVTGITRLARDSLSSALNDLDSIDNVENCPELATLCGFTEQEIKTAYGSELKDLAAAKGKTEKAYFKEMESLYNGYNWHLYGSSAALVYNPYAINCVFKWGNLEHYWAEEFLPSWLKKFLRSCDFVDVANILAGTVPWRGRPGSFAELFDTLDLDSVRLVMWECGLLNACFEGARRDHPGKCRYPNKEVRSVVERTVLRYVKNPEAKQRIKFYKGAARMVKALRADKIVNFMKEIGYLVNMIPNVVFGKGGTDVRKFEALYHCVIYTALYAFPSVVDEIEFESEKTAAAGRIDFVVYSRTTAYVVEIKAGGNVDDALTQIKEKDYSVFPGLDGPHKDKRILAVAVSFDFQKDAKKVRVIHKTEKLKRL; encoded by the exons ATGCTCTCCACGCTTGTTGCGGtacacgtttcttttttcgattGTCCattgcgtttctttttttcgattgTCCGAATGTCGTCTACCGACGAATCGAGCACGTCCACTTCG GTGGCGAGAAACAGTGCACCAACGGCGAACACGCCGCCGAAGTCTTCGTCAAAACAAGCATGTGCCTGCACTTCtccgaagaaaaggaaattcgTCACGTCGCAGGGCGCTACGTTCAGCGCGCATCGATCGCCGCGTGCGGCTTACATCGACAAAACAGGCCTCATAGCAAAACTCGTGGCGAGGGAAGAAACCGCCGGATACTTCGTCCATCGTCCGCGAAAATTCGGAAAAAGCGTCTTGCTCGACACAATTCACGCCTACTTCAGAGGAAATAAGGAAGATTTCAAAGGGCTGCAGATCTACGACGAACCCGTTGCGTGGGAAGAATATCCAGTCATTCGTTTCTCTATGAACGAAATTGGTTTCTTGAACGCTGCTGACTATGAAGCCAGGCTGGCCTCTATG GTTCGCAAACGCGCCAGAAAGCATCATGACGTTACCCTTGAGGACTGGAGCTGTCCTTCGGCGCTGCTTTCTGACTACATTGAAGAAGTCTATTTCAAGTACAAAAAAGGCGTCGTGATTTTAATCGATGAATATGACGCGCCCCTTCTTTCTTGCCTTGATGTCGAGGACTCAAAGCTTCTGAGAGATATCGAGAGGATTCTTTCATCGTTCTATTCGGTCCTCAAGTCTCAAGCGGCTACAGGCTACGTTCGATTTCGTTACGTCACCGGCATTACGAGGCTCGCGAGGGATAGCCTTAGTTCAGCTCTCAATGATCTTGATTCGATCGATAACGTTGAAAACTGTCCTGAACTAGCGACTCTGTGTGGATTTACGGAGCAGGAAATAAAGACTGCGTATGGGTCGGAGTTGAAAGACCTGGCAGcagcaaaaggaaaaacggAGAAGGCATATTTCAAGGAAATGGAGAGTTtgtacaacggctacaattGGCATTTGTATGGGAGCAGTGCTGCCCTTGTCTACAATCCATACGCAATCAATTGCGTATTTAAGTGGGGGAATCTGGAACACTATTGGGCCGAGGAATTCCTTCCATCATGGCTCAAAAAGTTCCTCCGCTCctgcgatttcgtcgacgtggcCAATATTCTAGCTGGAACCGTGCCATGGCGTGGACGTCCAGGCAGCTTTGCTGAACTTTTCGATACGCTTGATCTTGATTCTGTACGGCTAGTAATGTGGGAATGTGGTCTCCTCAATGCTTGCTTTGAAGGCGCACGTAGAGACCATCCCGGAAAGTGCAGATATCCTAATAAGGAAGTTCGTTCTGTCGTGGAACGTACCGTTCTTCGATATGTGAAGAATCCGGAAGCAAAGCAACGCATCAAGTTTTACAAGGGCGCCGCAAGAATGGTCAAAGCGTTGCGGGCAGACAAGATTGTCAATTTCATGAAGGAAATCGGTTATCTCGTTAATATGATTCCGAACGTGGTATTTGGAAAAGGAGGAACTGATGTGAGGAAGTTTGAGGCTTTATATCACTGCGTGATATACACAGCTTTGTATGCGTTTccgtccgtcgtcgacgaaattgaatttgaatcAGAGAAAACGGCAGCTGCCGGCCGCATTGATTTCGTGGTCTATTCGAGGACGACGGCTTATGTGGTAGAAATCAAAGCCGGGGGAAATGTCGACGATGCGCTGACGCAAATCAAGGAGAAGGATTACAGCGTTTTTCCTGGCTTGGATGGGCCACACAAAGATAAGAGAATCTTGGCTGTAGCAGTTTCGTtcgattttcaaaaagatGCCAAAAAGGTGAGAGTGATTCATAAGACGGAGAAACTGAAACGACTTTAG
- the LOC136187849 gene encoding unconventional myosin-Ic-like, translated as MERGLRASVRQHVGVDDFVLLEDYRSEDAFLDNLRKRFKRGVIYTYIGSVLVSVNPYRTLPIYDRETIEKYRGVNFYEVEPHIYATADTAYRSLRGEGTNQCILISGESGAGKTEASKKILQYLAAVSTHSAEVDRVKDRLLQSNPVLEAFGNAKTTRNDNSSRFGKYMDVQFDFVGAPVGGHILNYLLEKSRVVHQSNGERNFHVFYQLLECGDSQFLGELALSSEPYDYFYLRQGECTRVSSINDQTEFKVVKKALSVLGFRKDAIKALFSVVAFVLHLGNAEFTGDEQKSSLKDKSQAETAAKLIGCPGESLATALTNRTIEARGDKVLTTLSCEQAFYARDALAKAVYSRVFSWLVMQLNSSLENKDQSEALIGLLDIYGFEIFQVNGFEQFCINYCNEKLQQLFIELTLKSEQEEYLSEGIEWEQVDYFNNKVICDLVELRHQGIISVLDEECVRPGDVNDLTFLTKMNKLVGKHPHYLSHETADYEARKFLGREDFQLKHYAGNVTYNIKGFIDKNNDLLFRNLKEAMSVASNPILQATFPKTELQSQKRPPTAATQFKDSLAELMTILMSKQPSYVRCIKPNDDKKGGVFDEPIIAHQVKYLGLMENLRVRRAGFAYRRSYEVFLNRYKSLAQETWPNWHDSPKEGVKTLVSSLGYLPESYRLGKTKIFIRFPRTLFDTEDLLQNRKHGLATIIQAEVRMHSTRQRFLRMKLAVTILACHWRRKAARRLLLKRRGAVAVVRRFIIGFMNRKEPRNRNNEFFLDFVYQSFLHNIKRSLPPMNSILDKTWPAAPPAMREASDRLRDIYFRLRCVAYCRSFTPERKAIMQVKLEASQLFKGKKHSYPQSVRIPFRDSALSSEQKQLMPAIEKMALSPLGEGPPVFSFPCTKYDRHGYKPRDRILVLTDKSLVLVDAKNGKLKQHIPFSSLQGISVSHLADGVIIFHLNTSGKKEKEGDLIVDTDHLIEAVVKIARTADKMNAVTVDPQGRIEHKIDGKKMGAVVFVSGSDFSIVKAKDGSLEVRSARRRSLVL; from the exons ATGGAACGCGGTCTTCGCGCGAGCGTTCGCCAgcacgtcggcgtcgacgacttcgtcctTCTCGAAGACTATCGCAGCGAAGACGCCTTTCTCGACAACCTGCGAAAGCGCTTCAAACGAGGCGTCATATAC ACTTACATCGGATCGGTGCTCGTCTCCGTCAATCCCTACCGAACGCTGCCGATTTACgatcgcgaaacgatcgagaAGTATCGCGGCGTGAATTTCTACGAAGTCGAACCGCACAT CTACGCGACGGCCGACACGGCGTACCGATCGCTTCGCGGCGAAGGAACGAACCAATGCATTCTCATATCGGGCGAGAGCGGCGCCGGGAAAACCG AGGCTTCGAAGAAAATTCTCCAGTACTTAGCCGCCGTCAGTACGCACTCGGCCGAAGTCGATCGCGTCAAAGATCGACTCCTCCAATCGAACCCCGTTCTCGAG GCGTTCGGGAATGCGAAAACAACGCGCAACGATAACTCGAGCCGCTTCGGAAAGTACATGGACGTTCAGTTCGACTTCGTG GGGGCGCCCGTAGGCGGACACATACTCAATTATCTCCTTGAGAAGTCTCGCGTTGTTCACCAGTCGAATG GGGAGAGGAATTTTCACGTTTTTTATCAATTGCTCGAGTGCGGCGATTCGCAGTTTCTCGGCGAACTTGCGCTTTCGTCGGAGCCTTACGATTATTTTTATCTCAGACAA ggtGAATGCACTCGCGTGTCATCAATCAACGATCAGACGGAGTTCAAGGTCGTCAAGAAAGCTCTATCTGTGCTCGGCTTTCGAAAGGATGCTATAAAG GCGTTGTTTTctgtcgtcgcttttgtcCTGCACCTTGGCAACGCGGAGTTCACCGGCGACGAGCAgaaatcgtcgttgaagGACAAGAGTCAAGCGGAAACAGCGGCAAAA ttgatTGGATGTCCGGGTGAGTCTCTTGCTACTGCCTTGACTAATCGAACCATTGAAGCGAGAGGAGACAAA GTGCTGACTACTCTGAGTTGTGAACAGGCGTTCTATGCGCGCGATGCTCTGGCTAAGGCTGTCTACTCGCGTGTGTTCTCCTGGCTTGTCATGCAGCTGAATAGTTCATTGGAGAATAAG GATCAATCTGAGGCTTTGATTGGTCTCTTGGATATTTACGGTTTTGAGATTTTTCAAGTGAATGG atttGAACAATTTTGCatcaactactgcaacgaaaAGTTGCAGCAGCTCTTCATCGAACTCACGCTCAAATCCGAACAGGAAGAATATCTGAGCGAGGGAATTGAG TGGGAACAGGTCGACTATTTCAACAACAAAGTAATTtgcgatctcgtcgaattgaggCACCAAGGAATCATTTCCGTATTG gacGAAGAGTGCGTGAGACCgggtgacgtcaacgatttGACTTTCCTTACGAAAATGAACAAACTCGTGGGCAAACATCCTCATTATCTCAG CCATGAAACTGCCGACTACGAAGCGCGAAAATTTCTTGGAAGAGAG GATTTTCAGCTGAAGCACTACGCTGGAAATGTGACGTATAACATCAAAG gatTCATTGACAAGAACAACGACCTTCTGTTTCGCAATCTCAAAGAG GCAATGAGCGTCGCTTCGAATCCCATTCTTCAAGCGACGTTCCCAAAGACCGAACTCCAATCCCAAAAGAGGCCACCCACC GCAGCGACTCAGTTCAAGGACAGTCTAGCTGAATTGATGACGATTCTCATGTCGAAACAGCCCTCCTACGTCCGCTGCATAAAAccaaacgacgacaagaaaGGAG GTGTCTTTGACGAGCCTATTATTGCGCATCAAGTGAAGTACTTGGGTTTGATGGAAAATTTGCGAGTCAGACGAGCGGGCTTCGCCTATCGTCGGAGTTACGAAGTCTTCCTCAATCG ATACAAGTCTCTCGCGCAAGAGACGTGGCCCAATTGGCACGATTCGCCCAAGGAGGGAGTAAAGACGTTGGTTTCGTCTTTAGGCTATTTACCCGAATCCTATCGACTCGGGAA AACCAAAATATTCATTCGTTTTCCGCGAACGTTGTTCGATACCGAAGACCTtctacaaaatcgaaagCACGGTCTCG CTACCATTATACAGGCAGAAGTTCGCATGCATTCGACGAGACAACGTTTTCTGAGAATGAAACTTGCAG TCACTATTTTGGCGTGTCACTGGAGACGAAAGGCTGCCCGACGCTTGTTGTTAAAACGAAGGGGAGCCGTTGCTGTGGTTCGACG tTTCATAATTGGATTTATGAATCGAAAAGAGCCCCGAAACCGAAACAACGAATTC TTTCTCGATTTCGTCTACCAATCGTTTCTTCACAACATCAAACGAAGTCTTCCGCCCATGAATTCGATTCTCGATAAAACCTGGCCGGCCGCTCCGCCGGCGATGCGAGAA gCCAgcgatcgtcttcgagaCATATACTTTCGGCTACGTTGCGTCGCCTATTGTCGATCGTTCACCCCCGAGAGAAAAGCTATA atgcaAGTCAAACTTGAAGCGAGTCAGCTTTTCAAGGGGAAGAAGCACAGTTATCCACAGAGCGTTCGCATTCCCTTTCGAGACAGTGCACTGA GTTCCGAGCAGAAGCAACTAATGCCTGCTATAGAGAAGATGGCTCTTTCGCCGTTGGGCGAAGGTCCTCCCGTG TTTTCCTTTCCGTGTACCAAGTACGATCGACACGGGTATAAGCCTCGCGACAGAATACTCGTTCTCACCGATAAG tctCTGGTTCTGGTTGATGCAAAGAACGGGAAATTGAAGCAGCACATTCCATTCTCGTCTCTTCAAG GCATCTCCGTGAGCCATTTGGCAGATGGTGTGATCATTTTTCATCTCAATACGAGcgggaaaaaagagaaagag GGAGATTTGATCGTCGATACGGATCATCTGATCGAGGCCGTTGTGAAGATAGCGAGGACAGCGGACAAAATGAATGCGGTGACAGTCGATCCTCAGGGAAG AATTGAACATAAAATTGACGGGAAGAAAATGGGAGCGgttgtttttgtttctgG ATCTGACTTTTCGATCGTGAAAGCCAAGGACGGCTCTTTGGAAGTG AGATCAGCTAGAAGGCGGTCTCTCGTGCTCTGA
- the LOC136187851 gene encoding uncharacterized protein — MTSCPTICNEATVKFLQAKNQFRLSCSANEDVSYKWWFRSSDEETPYRYVTNPRTNVDTERELIVRGGNLARTNGYYFCVMKSATSNDIAVSQLVSINTSGVKYPNMTREDPCVLSLSQPESCATSTESSIPGSAGSLARALEAKKAKREITRQTCSSSTAGRNRRFREAILREEASRIDAQIFYKLFKEISTGDYAQEDPLVSKESVKEFKAAMSETADANDLSYCLKHLFPELYVRPHRPINRKSGHAKDHIDVAAVLRGDEERIVVLLGDKKIDTDPIGSGRAQLHRAYELLWNEELPLSTVCQGSFPCLGLEIYPYKAVLRGFVTIGERVLHSNLAAVSDDATDAVFLPFLRRLRGGVLALKREWERLDYEMPFLDYPQFVPDSFEAYQGLSCGCLLNESASNAVFECQISTHKEEEYAIKFVFGHDRKYGRDVHKTLASAQLAPRYLFEGRVSFLEGRWSFLESSPTTLYVVMEAISWRTLESWLKSSGIFPRGEAIIANLQRVINVLHMNGLVHGNFRPSNILVNAKGDVKIVDFDWSAKASEKRRYPKRLNGNIVWPAKPESFLKEVHDQFFFASIKTQIRERQKRQVY, encoded by the exons ATGACTTCTTGTCCAACAATTTGCAATGAAGCGACCGTGAAGTTTCTCCAAGCCAAAAATCAATTTCGATTGTCTTGCTCTGCCAATGAAGATGTGTCGTACAAGTGGTGGTTTCGATCTTCGGACGAGGAAACACCATACCGTTACGTTACGAATCCCAGAACCAACGTCGACACTGAAAGGGAATTGATAGTCAGAGGAGGAAATTTAGCCAGAACTAATGGCTATTACTTCTGCGTAATGAAGAGCGCCACTTCAAATGATATTGCTGTATCACAACTTGTCTCTATTAATACTTCCG GCGTAAAGTATCCTAACATGACTAGAGAAGATCCGtgcgttctttctctttctcaacCGGAATCTTGTGCGACTTCTACTGAATCCTCTATTCCAGGCAGCGCGGGTTCTCTCGCTCGTGCGTTAGAGGCAAAGAAG gcaaagagagaaattaCTCGACAG ACCTGCTCTTCATCCACAGCtggacgaaatcgtcgttttagGGAAGCAATATTGCGCGAAGAGGCGAGCCGAATAGATGCTCAAATCTTCTACAAGCTCTTCAAGGAGATTAGCACTGGAGACTACGCGCAGGAAGATCCATTGGTTTCTAAAGAGTCCGTAAAAGAGTTCAAAGCTGCCATGTCAGAGACGGCTGATGCGAACGACCTATCTTATTGCCTTAAACACTTATTTCCTGAGCTTTACGTCCGTCCACATAGGCCTATCAATCGAAAAAGCGGACATGCAAAGGATCATATTGACGTCGCTGCTGTTCTTAGGGGTGATGAGGAACGTATTGTAGTTCTCTTGGGAGATAAGAAAATCGATACTGATCCGATTGGCTCTGGACGGGCCCAATTACACAG GGCGTATGAATTGCTCTGGAATGAAGAGCTACCGTTGTCTACCGTGTGCCAAGGAAGTTTCCCGTGTCTGGGTCTCGAAATTTATCCCTACAAAGCCGTTTTGCGTGGCTTTGTGACGATTGGCGAGCGCGTTCTGCATTCCAATCTTGCAGCCGTATCAGATGATGCAACGGACGCGGTATTCCTGCCGTTTCTGCGACGTCTTCGCGGAGGAGTTCTAGCGCTCAAGAGAGAATGGGAGCGATTGGATTACGAAATGCCCTTCCTTGATTATCCTCAATTCGTTCCTGACAG CTTTGAAGCCTATCAAGGTTTATCTTGTGGCTGTCTTTTGAATGAGTCGGCGTCAAACGCAGTGTTTGAGTGCCAAATATCGACgcacaaagaagaagaatatgCAATCAAATTTGTTTTCG gccATGATAGAAAGTATGGGAGAGATGTTCACAAGACACTCGCCTCAGCCCAGCTCGCCCCTCGATACCTTTTCGAAGGAAGGGTGTCTTTCCTCGAAGGAAGGTGGTCTTTCCTTGAGTCTagtccgacgacgttgtATGTTGTGATGGAGGCGATCTCATGGAGAACCCTCGAGAGCTGGCTGAAATCAAGTGGTATATTTCCCCGAGGAGAGGCTATCATTGCTAACCTCCAGCGTGTTATCAACGTTCTTCATATGAATGGTCTCGTTCACGGAAACTTTCGTCCGTCCAACATTCTTGTCAACGCTAAAGGAGACGTCAAAATTGTCGATTTTGATTGGTCTGCCAAGGCCTCGGAGAAACGTCGCTATCCAAAGCGCCTGAATGGAAATATAGTTTGGCCCGCTAAGCCAGAAAGTTTCCTCAAAGAAGTTCATGATCAGTTCTTCTTTGCTTCGATTAAGACCCAAATTAGAGAGAGGCAGAAGCGACAGGTGTATTAG
- the LOC136186885 gene encoding uncharacterized protein, with translation MAFCPTICNEATVEFLQARNEYRLSCSASEDVSYKWWFRSSDEETPYRYVTNPRTNVDTERELIIKGGNLARTNGYYFCVMKSATSNDVAVSQLVSVNTSGVQYPNMTREDPRVLPLSRPESCATSAEDSDSSSTDSLSWESKAKKAKREITRENCSSSIAGRNRRFREAILREEASRIDAQIFYKLFKEISTGDYVQEDPLVSKESVEQLRAAISETAYSTKLYHCLKDLFPELLVDPHRRIKRKSGHAKDHIEAAAVLKDNDDKATSIVVLLGVKKIYSDLIGSGRAQLHRAYELLWNEDLPLSSVDQGSFPCLGLDINHYEAVLHGFVMCGNRVLHSELGAVSDRATDAVFTTFLRRLRGGVLALKREWERLDYHMSVLDYPQFVPDGFEAYQGLSCGCLLNELASNAVFECRISTHKEEEFAIKFIFGHDGKYGRDVHKTLASAQLAPRYLFEGRVSFLEGRWSFLESSPTTLYVVMEAISWRTLQSWLESGGILPRGEAIIANLQRVINVLHINGLVHGDFRPSNVLVNGNGDVKIIDFDWSAKASEKRRYPKRLNGNIVWPAKPNGVLREVDDQFFFASIKTQIRERQKRQVY, from the exons ATGGCTTTTTGTCCAACAATTTGCAACGAAGCGACCGTGGAGTTTCTCCAAGCCAGAAATGAATATCGATTGTCTTGCTCTGCGAGTGAGGATGTGTCGTACAAGTGGTGGTTTCGATCTTCGGACGAGGAAACACCATACCGTTACGTTACGAATCCCAGAACCAACGTCGACACTGAAAGGGAATTGATAATCAAAGGAGGAAATTTAGCCAGAACTAATGGCTATTACTTCTGCGTAATGAAGAGCGCCACTTCAAATGATGTTGCTGTATCACAACTTGTCTCTGTTAATACTTCCG GCGTACAGTATCCTAACATGACTAGAGAAGATCCGCGtgttcttcctctttctcgtccGGAATCGTGCGCGACTTCTGCTGAAGATTCTGATTCAAGCAGCACGGATTCTCTCTCTTGGGAgtcaaaggcaaagaag gcaaagagagaaattaCTCGAGAG AACTGCTCTTCATCCATAGCaggacgaaatcgtcgttttagGGAAGCAATATTGCGCGAAGAGGCGAGCCGAATAGATGCTCAAATCTTCTACAAGCTCTTCAAGGAGATCAGCACTGGAGACTACGTGCAGGAAGATCCATTGGTTTCTAAAGAATCCGTAGAACAGTTGAGAGCTGCCATATCAGAGACAGCTTATTCAACCAAGCTATATCATTGCCTTAAAGATTTATTTCCTGAGCTTCTAGTCGATCCACATAGGCGTATCAAACGAAAAAGCGGACATGCAAAGGATCATATTGAAGCAGCTGCTGTTCTGAAGGATAATGATGATAAGGCGACCAGTATTGTTGTTCTCTTGGGAGTTAAGAAAATCTATAGTGATCTGATTGGCTCTGGGCGAGCCCAATTACACAG GGCGTATGAATTGCTCTGGAATGAAGACCTACCGTTGTCTAGCGTGGACCAAGGAAGTTTCCCGTGTCTGGGTCTCGATATTAATCATTACGAAGCCGTTTTGCATGGCTTTGTGATGTGCGGCAATCGCGTTCTGCATTCTGAGCTTGGAGCCGTATCAGATCGAGCAACGGATGCGGTATTCACGACGTTTCTGCGACGTCTTCGCGGAGGAGTTCTAGCGCTCAAGAGAGAATGGGAGCGATTGGATTACCACATGTCCGTCCTTGATTATCCTCAATTTGTTCCTGACGG CTTTGAAGCCTATCAAGGTTTATCTTGTGGCTGTCTTTTGAATGAGTTGGCGTCGAACGCAGTGTTTGAGTGCCGAATATCGACgcacaaagaagaagaatttgcCATCAAATTTATTTTCG gcCATGATGGAAAGTATGGGAGAGATGTTCACAAGACACTCGCCTCAGCCCAGCTCGCCCCTCGATACCTTTTCGAAGGAAGGGTGTCTTTCCTCGAAGGAAGGTGGTCTTTCCTTGAGTCTagtccgacgacgttgtATGTCGTGATGGAGGCGATCTCGTGGAGAACCCTCCAGAGCTGGCTGGAATCAGGTGGTATACTTCCCCGAGGAGAGGCTATCATTGCTAACCTTCAGCGCGTTATCAACGTTCTTCATATAAATGGTCTCGTTCATGGAGACTTTCGTCCGTCCAACGTTCTTGTCAACGgcaacggtgacgtcaaaattatCGATTTTGATTGGTCTGCCAAGGCCTCGGAGAAACGTCGCTATCCAAAGCGCCTGAATGGAAATATAGTATGGCCTGCTAAGCCAAACGGTGTCCTTAGAGAAGTTGATGATCAGTTCTTCTTTGCTTCGATTAAAACCCAAATTAGAGAGAGGCAGAAGCGACAGGTGTATTAG